A genomic window from Leptospira broomii serovar Hurstbridge str. 5399 includes:
- the rimO gene encoding 30S ribosomal protein S12 methylthiotransferase RimO, protein MDKKFYITTLGCPKNTVDSMSMHHSLLEEGFVPAAKPEESDFHLINTCTFIRSATEETIQTILGAAHAKKHEGQKLVVVGCFAERYPKDISAEIPEVDLVFGTGKYSQAGKIIREAFRRELNAVPNTEFNAELIERMKLSPNIENYSKPYAYVKVSDGCNRGCGFCIIPSLRGKFQDSPMEDILRDTRRAIAAGAKEICLVSQDTVYYGKDSDLLLEMIRNVSEVEGLEILRLLYLYPDKKTEKIVRLMGEIPKIAPYLESPLQHVSERVLKTMNRSGNYSSFRDLYSLAREIRPDLEIRTSFILGYPGETGEDVDEILRFIEETRPEKVNLFSYSPQEGTKGAELQQTVSEKEKAKRINMVRETHLKILQEIHESRIGKIYPAIVDGIEDGSAIVRRLQDAPEIDEIVYVEDESLKIGAIGKVKIESFYEYDMMGTWLNA, encoded by the coding sequence TTGGATAAGAAGTTTTACATCACTACGCTCGGGTGTCCAAAGAATACCGTGGACTCCATGAGCATGCATCATTCTCTTTTGGAAGAAGGATTCGTTCCGGCTGCAAAACCGGAAGAATCCGATTTTCATTTGATCAATACTTGTACTTTCATTCGATCGGCGACCGAAGAAACGATCCAAACTATTTTAGGCGCAGCCCACGCGAAGAAACATGAAGGTCAAAAACTCGTAGTAGTCGGATGCTTCGCCGAAAGATACCCCAAAGATATTTCGGCAGAAATTCCCGAGGTCGATCTTGTCTTCGGGACGGGAAAGTATTCTCAAGCCGGTAAGATCATTCGAGAGGCATTTCGTAGGGAACTTAATGCGGTTCCGAATACGGAATTTAACGCAGAGCTTATCGAGAGAATGAAACTTTCTCCCAATATCGAAAACTACTCCAAGCCCTATGCGTACGTAAAAGTTTCCGACGGATGCAATCGCGGTTGCGGGTTTTGCATTATTCCTTCTCTACGCGGAAAGTTTCAGGATTCTCCGATGGAGGATATCCTCCGAGACACAAGACGCGCGATCGCCGCCGGAGCGAAGGAGATTTGTCTCGTATCGCAGGATACTGTCTACTACGGAAAGGACAGCGACCTTCTTCTGGAGATGATCCGAAACGTTTCCGAAGTGGAAGGTTTGGAAATATTGAGACTACTGTATCTCTATCCGGATAAGAAGACGGAAAAAATCGTAAGACTGATGGGTGAAATTCCTAAGATTGCTCCGTACTTGGAATCGCCTTTGCAACATGTTTCCGAGCGTGTCTTGAAAACGATGAATCGAAGCGGGAACTATTCCTCATTTAGAGACTTGTATTCTTTAGCTCGAGAAATTAGACCGGATCTGGAAATTCGGACCTCTTTCATTCTCGGCTATCCGGGAGAAACCGGCGAAGACGTGGATGAAATTTTAAGATTCATCGAGGAAACTCGTCCTGAAAAAGTGAATTTGTTTTCTTATTCGCCTCAGGAAGGAACCAAAGGAGCCGAATTACAGCAAACTGTATCAGAAAAAGAAAAGGCAAAACGAATCAATATGGTTCGCGAAACTCATCTAAAGATTTTGCAGGAGATTCACGAGTCTCGAATCGGTAAAATCTATCCTGCGATCGTCGACGGAATCGAAGACGGTTCTGCAATCGTTCGACGATTGCAAGACGCACCGGAAATAGACGAAATCGTATACGTGGAAGATGAAAGTCTCAAAATAGGCGCGATAGGAAAAGTGAAAATCGAATCCTTTTACGAATACGACATGATGGGAACCTGGTTGAACGCTTGA
- a CDS encoding helix-turn-helix domain-containing protein, producing MNQKRVGQILREAREEKKLTVKDVSKDTNISVKYILALETEDYAQFPGETFTIGFLKNYGSYLKLDTGMLVNLYRGEKIEESQAPLEELTRPTSSFYYDFNIDKNKIITAVSALMLVIAGFLLFTFVFDGSSGDDEVSEDGRRKLEIPENIDFVNRSVPETRPESFILTTNQGVSFSVSNQQCKLFITGVEQGNDSNTALLGFNVYPELSVHKFKLAEGQEKVLSYSIPEISSLRRSIRITAQSVTGSSAKVLVSLNEEERPGNGTSQKTGAEDSNSTKTLGDVPIQVTLFFSKPSYAEFIIDGQMGFRGLVQNGETRSLEAKDRLELKVGDGSAVEMIQNGKTKVVLGRPGKLVKKVFVKTPNPYDSTQFIIKELGE from the coding sequence TTGAATCAGAAGCGTGTAGGGCAGATCCTTAGGGAGGCTAGGGAGGAAAAAAAACTTACAGTAAAGGACGTGTCTAAGGATACGAATATCTCGGTTAAATACATCCTTGCATTGGAAACCGAAGACTATGCTCAGTTTCCAGGTGAAACGTTTACGATCGGCTTCTTAAAGAACTACGGTAGTTATCTTAAGTTGGACACCGGAATGCTCGTGAACTTATATAGAGGGGAAAAAATCGAAGAGTCTCAGGCCCCTTTGGAAGAGTTAACTCGTCCTACCTCCTCGTTTTATTATGATTTTAATATAGATAAAAATAAGATCATAACCGCGGTTTCGGCTTTGATGTTGGTAATTGCAGGTTTTCTATTGTTTACGTTCGTTTTTGACGGTTCATCTGGCGACGATGAAGTGTCCGAAGACGGTCGTCGTAAACTAGAAATTCCCGAAAATATCGACTTTGTGAATCGCTCGGTGCCGGAAACTCGTCCCGAGAGTTTTATTTTAACCACGAATCAGGGCGTAAGCTTTAGCGTATCGAATCAACAATGTAAATTGTTTATCACCGGAGTCGAACAAGGTAACGACTCGAATACTGCCTTACTGGGGTTTAACGTATACCCGGAGTTAAGCGTTCATAAATTTAAACTTGCCGAAGGCCAGGAAAAAGTGCTAAGCTATTCCATTCCGGAAATTTCATCTTTACGCCGTAGTATCAGAATCACTGCGCAAAGTGTGACTGGAAGTTCGGCAAAAGTGTTGGTTTCCCTCAATGAAGAGGAACGTCCCGGAAACGGAACATCTCAAAAAACCGGAGCGGAAGATTCGAATTCCACCAAAACGTTGGGGGACGTTCCGATACAGGTAACGTTATTTTTCTCCAAACCTAGCTACGCGGAGTTCATCATCGATGGGCAAATGGGTTTTAGAGGATTGGTTCAAAATGGGGAAACCAGATCTCTGGAAGCGAAAGACCGATTAGAATTGAAAGTCGGAGACGGATCCGCAGTGGAAATGATCCAAAACGGAAAGACGAAAGTCGTCTTAGGACGTCCCGGGAAATTGGTAAAGAAAGTTTTTGTTAAAACCCCAAATCCTTACGATAGCACTCAATTTATCATCAAGGAGCTGGGCGAGTAG
- a CDS encoding LolA family protein translates to MKDRTIFQVLNVSVLGLALLLTAWGLGAQSSAKHGWNSPSEVVKKVRKTFSEIKSYKADFVIQTESNKKTRSMKGVCYYKKGGKIRYEFSDPAGDEIVSDGKTLWIFIKRLNAVGKQDLTLNKSNKSGPIFASVTEEGLSRIFRKYHYKFDSIEQPQISPKDNRKYFVLALEQREKIGGYETMTLYVDEENFLIKRAVASDGRGKTTTVEFSGWDRNADVEDGQFNFRPDGNAKIVNNPLVSEE, encoded by the coding sequence ATGAAAGATCGTACAATTTTCCAAGTTCTTAACGTTTCAGTTTTGGGACTTGCCTTGCTCCTGACTGCTTGGGGACTCGGGGCACAATCTTCCGCCAAGCACGGTTGGAATTCTCCTTCGGAAGTGGTGAAGAAGGTTCGGAAAACCTTTTCTGAAATCAAATCCTATAAAGCCGATTTTGTTATCCAAACGGAATCTAACAAAAAGACCCGTTCGATGAAGGGCGTCTGTTATTATAAGAAGGGCGGCAAGATCCGTTATGAGTTTTCCGATCCGGCAGGCGATGAAATCGTTTCGGACGGAAAAACCTTATGGATTTTTATTAAGCGCTTAAACGCGGTCGGAAAACAGGATTTAACCCTGAATAAATCCAATAAGTCGGGACCGATTTTTGCTTCGGTAACGGAAGAAGGATTGTCTCGTATTTTTAGGAAGTACCATTATAAGTTCGATTCGATCGAACAACCTCAGATTTCTCCCAAAGACAATCGGAAATATTTCGTCTTGGCTCTCGAGCAACGGGAAAAAATCGGCGGATACGAAACGATGACTCTCTACGTTGATGAGGAGAATTTTCTGATCAAGAGAGCTGTAGCAAGCGACGGTAGAGGCAAGACGACCACCGTGGAATTTTCCGGTTGGGATAGAAACGCTGACGTTGAAGACGGCCAGTTCAATTTTCGTCCGGATGGAAATGCAAAAATCGTAAATAACCCCTTGGTGTCGGAAGAATAA